In the Muricauda sp. MAR_2010_75 genome, one interval contains:
- a CDS encoding CmpA/NrtA family ABC transporter substrate-binding protein, which yields MKNITLKSIACLLSAFLMACGGKTEKKASETAQASIPETTLEIEKPQLTFGFIKLTDMAPLAIAKEKGFFEDEGLFVSVEAQSNWKNVLDRVIDGQLDGSHMLAGQPIAAGAGFGRQAQLVTPFSMDLNGNGITVSNDVWSKMKPNVPKDEEGKPVHPIKADALKPVISSYKNSGKPFKMGMVFPVSTHNYEIRYWLAAAGIHPGMYTADNVQGQIDAEVLLSVTPPPQMPATLEAGTIYGYCVGEPWNQQAVFKGIGVPVTTNYDIWKNNPEKVFVMTKKFVEENPNTAVAVTKALIRAGKWLDEPGNRAEAVKILSMPQYVGADEVVLANSMTGTFEFEKGDKRSMPDFNVFYKYNATYPFYSDGIWFLTQMRRWGQIPEPKPATWYEETIKDIYRPDIWKKAAKLLVAEGHIPAADIPETDGYKPTTTDFIDGNAYDAKDPIGYINSFEIGNKDNSAL from the coding sequence ATGAAAAACATCACTTTAAAATCAATCGCATGTTTACTCTCTGCATTTCTTATGGCATGTGGAGGAAAAACCGAGAAGAAAGCATCAGAAACCGCTCAGGCCAGCATACCTGAAACTACCCTGGAAATCGAGAAGCCCCAGTTGACTTTCGGCTTTATCAAACTTACCGATATGGCCCCTCTGGCCATTGCTAAGGAAAAAGGCTTTTTTGAAGACGAAGGACTTTTTGTGTCAGTTGAAGCACAATCCAATTGGAAAAATGTATTGGACCGTGTCATAGATGGACAATTGGACGGTTCACACATGCTGGCTGGGCAACCTATTGCTGCCGGAGCTGGATTTGGCCGACAGGCACAATTGGTCACCCCATTCTCAATGGATTTAAATGGGAATGGAATCACCGTGTCTAATGATGTATGGTCCAAAATGAAACCAAATGTTCCGAAAGATGAGGAAGGCAAACCTGTTCATCCGATAAAAGCAGATGCCCTAAAACCTGTCATCTCTTCCTATAAAAATAGCGGAAAACCTTTTAAAATGGGGATGGTGTTCCCAGTGTCCACCCACAACTACGAAATTAGATACTGGTTGGCCGCAGCCGGAATCCATCCAGGGATGTACACAGCCGATAATGTTCAGGGACAAATTGATGCCGAAGTTTTGCTATCGGTCACACCTCCGCCACAAATGCCAGCCACTTTGGAGGCCGGGACCATTTATGGCTATTGTGTTGGAGAACCTTGGAACCAACAGGCTGTATTCAAAGGAATAGGAGTTCCCGTAACCACCAATTACGACATCTGGAAAAACAATCCTGAAAAGGTCTTTGTGATGACCAAAAAGTTTGTTGAGGAAAACCCCAACACAGCCGTTGCTGTGACCAAGGCACTAATTCGTGCTGGAAAATGGTTGGATGAGCCAGGCAATAGGGCAGAGGCCGTTAAAATTTTGTCCATGCCCCAATATGTGGGTGCAGACGAGGTTGTTTTGGCCAACTCCATGACCGGAACCTTTGAATTTGAAAAAGGTGACAAACGGTCTATGCCCGACTTTAATGTGTTCTATAAGTACAATGCCACCTATCCTTTTTATTCTGATGGTATTTGGTTCTTGACCCAAATGAGAAGATGGGGACAAATTCCCGAACCAAAACCGGCAACGTGGTATGAAGAAACCATTAAGGACATCTACCGCCCTGATATCTGGAAAAAAGCGGCCAAGCTTTTGGTAGCTGAAGGACATATTCCCGCTGCGGATATTCCTGAAACTGATGGTTATAAACCAACTACCACAGATTTTATCGATGGAAACGCATACGACGCCAAAGATCCCATCGGCTATATCAACAGCTTTGAAATTGGGAACAAAGACAATTCTGCACTTTAA
- a CDS encoding ABC transporter permease, with protein sequence MKQSITATKVNDIKWMGVAKSLLSKVKVKTPKLEFKTVFKKFIIPIISILLFIGLWHMGAKALYNIEADYKIQKALTDQGQAAADQMEACILSGDISCQPNTLPSPGQVWDSFNTLIADHKKISADKLAFKAKTATINKKREAEGKDPITYTGRPSFVDQIFTSLETVFAGFLLALVIAVPIGIIIGLSETLRNSFNWLIQVFKPVSPVVWLLLVFMIVKTMTKDSNQDSAFIISFISVGLCSMWATLVNTAMGVSSVDKDYLNVAKVLKLGPFQKVFKVILPSSLPLIFTGLRITLSVAWMVLIAIELLAQSPGLGSFVWEEFQNGANDSNSKIIVAMFIIGIIGFLLDRIMLVIQNMVSFNKNATA encoded by the coding sequence ATGAAGCAAAGCATAACTGCAACTAAAGTGAATGACATCAAATGGATGGGAGTGGCAAAATCACTCCTGTCCAAAGTAAAGGTCAAGACCCCAAAACTGGAATTCAAGACAGTATTTAAAAAGTTCATTATCCCTATAATTTCCATTCTACTTTTTATTGGATTATGGCACATGGGCGCCAAGGCACTGTATAACATTGAGGCGGATTATAAAATCCAGAAAGCCTTGACTGATCAAGGTCAGGCCGCAGCCGATCAAATGGAGGCTTGCATTCTGTCTGGCGATATTAGTTGCCAGCCCAATACGCTGCCATCTCCCGGTCAAGTGTGGGATTCTTTCAATACGTTGATTGCGGACCATAAGAAAATCAGCGCCGATAAGTTGGCGTTCAAGGCAAAAACGGCGACCATTAACAAAAAGCGTGAGGCTGAAGGCAAAGACCCGATTACCTATACTGGAAGACCTTCCTTTGTGGACCAAATTTTCACCAGTTTGGAGACGGTATTTGCCGGGTTTCTGTTGGCCTTGGTCATTGCGGTTCCCATTGGTATCATCATTGGTCTGAGTGAAACATTACGGAATTCATTCAATTGGTTGATTCAGGTCTTTAAGCCGGTGTCTCCGGTGGTTTGGTTGTTGTTGGTCTTTATGATCGTAAAGACCATGACCAAGGATTCCAACCAAGACAGTGCCTTTATCATTTCGTTCATCAGTGTAGGGCTTTGCTCCATGTGGGCAACCTTGGTAAATACGGCCATGGGGGTTTCTTCCGTGGACAAGGACTATCTCAATGTTGCCAAGGTGTTAAAGCTTGGACCATTTCAAAAGGTCTTTAAAGTGATTTTGCCATCATCCCTCCCCCTGATTTTTACGGGACTTCGGATTACACTTTCCGTGGCATGGATGGTATTAATCGCCATTGAACTCTTGGCACAAAGTCCTGGTTTGGGCTCCTTTGTATGGGAAGAATTTCAAAACGGGGCCAATGATTCAAACTCAAAGATTATCGTGGCCATGTTCATTATAGGAATCATAGGATTCTTATTGGATAGAATCATGTTGGTGATTCAGAACATGGTATCATTCAATAAAAATGCAACCGCTTAA
- a CDS encoding ABC transporter ATP-binding protein: protein MAYLELNNVCKTYGEGSNSTEVLSNINLKIEEGEFVAIVGFTGSGKTTLVNLINGLLQPTSGEVLFKGNPVVDTSHERGVIFQNYSLLPWLSVWQNVAMAVKEAFPKKNKKAIKKRVAEYIEMVNLTPASNKRPKELSGGMRQRVAVARALAMNPEMIIMDEPLGALDALTRGNLQDEILNIWSKDKRTALLITNDVDEGIYMADRIIPLRPGPKATLGPEFKIDIERPRDKTALNDDPEYKKTRNAIIEYLMGIGEERRAVSQKTYELPDLSPKSFVA, encoded by the coding sequence ATGGCATATTTAGAATTGAACAACGTTTGTAAGACCTATGGCGAAGGCAGCAACAGTACCGAGGTGTTGAGCAATATCAACCTTAAAATTGAAGAAGGTGAGTTTGTAGCCATTGTCGGTTTCACCGGAAGCGGAAAAACAACCTTGGTGAACCTCATAAATGGACTGTTGCAACCCACCAGTGGCGAAGTACTTTTTAAAGGAAACCCCGTTGTGGATACCAGCCATGAGAGAGGAGTCATCTTTCAGAATTACTCCCTGCTCCCTTGGTTGAGCGTATGGCAAAATGTGGCCATGGCGGTAAAGGAAGCCTTTCCAAAAAAGAATAAAAAAGCCATAAAAAAGCGTGTGGCGGAATATATAGAAATGGTCAACCTTACACCCGCCAGTAACAAAAGGCCGAAGGAACTGTCAGGTGGAATGCGACAGCGTGTTGCCGTGGCAAGAGCTCTGGCCATGAATCCGGAAATGATCATTATGGACGAACCTTTGGGAGCTCTTGATGCCCTCACGCGGGGAAACCTTCAAGACGAAATACTAAACATTTGGAGTAAAGATAAACGTACGGCATTGCTTATCACCAACGATGTGGATGAGGGTATCTATATGGCGGACAGAATCATACCGTTACGACCAGGCCCCAAGGCCACTTTAGGGCCTGAGTTCAAAATAGATATTGAACGCCCAAGGGACAAAACAGCATTGAACGATGACCCGGAGTACAAAAAGACCAGAAATGCCATCATTGAGTACCTGATGGGTATTGGTGAAGAGCGCAGGGCGGTATCGCAAAAAACGTACGAGCTGCCCGATTTGAGCCCCAAAAGCTTTGTGGCATAG
- a CDS encoding ABC transporter ATP-binding protein gives MEIQLENKTGAISHENGIIYPSDRIMLDLRDLKKVYPTPKGDYVVLEHLNLQILKEEFVTIIGHSGCGKTTMLSMIAGLNSISGGNIAILGNAIKGPGPDRGVIFQSPSLMPWMTALQNVLLGVNRVFPHASKSQQKDIAKYYLHKVGLDGAFNKKANELSQGMQQRVGIARAFAIKPKVLLLDEPFGMLDSLTRGELQDILIEIWNKEKITAVMITHDVDEAIFLADRVVMMTSGPRAKIGDVLDIDFERPRTRKAVLEHSHYYKYRKHLIDFLEH, from the coding sequence ATGGAAATACAACTAGAAAACAAGACCGGTGCTATATCCCATGAGAATGGAATCATTTATCCATCGGACAGGATTATGTTGGATTTGAGAGACCTTAAAAAGGTCTATCCCACTCCAAAGGGCGATTATGTGGTCCTTGAACATTTGAACCTACAGATTCTAAAGGAAGAATTTGTCACCATCATCGGACATTCAGGCTGTGGCAAGACCACAATGCTCTCCATGATCGCGGGTCTCAACTCCATCTCAGGAGGGAACATTGCAATATTGGGCAACGCCATAAAAGGACCAGGACCCGATCGCGGGGTCATATTTCAATCTCCAAGTTTAATGCCTTGGATGACGGCCTTGCAAAATGTGTTGTTGGGGGTGAACCGTGTGTTTCCACATGCCAGTAAATCCCAACAAAAGGACATCGCCAAATATTACCTGCATAAAGTGGGCCTTGACGGGGCATTCAACAAAAAAGCCAACGAGCTGTCCCAAGGCATGCAACAACGCGTGGGTATAGCAAGGGCCTTTGCCATCAAGCCCAAGGTCTTGCTCTTGGATGAACCCTTTGGGATGTTGGATTCCCTAACACGGGGTGAATTACAGGACATTCTAATAGAAATCTGGAACAAAGAAAAAATCACAGCGGTTATGATCACGCACGATGTGGATGAGGCCATTTTCTTGGCAGATCGTGTAGTGATGATGACCAGTGGTCCCCGTGCCAAAATTGGTGATGTTCTAGATATAGATTTTGAACGTCCCAGAACAAGAAAGGCAGTGTTGGAGCACAGCCATTACTACAAGTATCGCAAACACCTTATCGACTTTTTGGAACATTGA
- a CDS encoding alginate export family protein: protein MKKQYVLLTLAILMAQFTFSQFTLDGEFRPRTEYRNGFGSLIPEDDDPGLATSTRARLNAAYQTEKYKFYLSLQDVMVWGENRQLRPDDENDTFAVFEAWAQLDLGSGWSTKLGRQVLSYDDQRILGGVDWTQQARNHDAAMIKYSKGNFLLDFAFAFNQDFDNPSGFQSVGNAYNTTGFFSYKTMQMLYLKQKWESFAASLVLLNNGFQNFDDNDNADGLSSLQTLGTHLTFKKGSFGLAANAFLQTGERQGELDVKGAYLLSLDLSYKASSTVGLGAGIEIISGNDGQTAGETGAFFPLYGTNHKFNGLMDYFYVGNHANSVGIFDIHASANFKLGENSDLLAKVWNFKGEEDLPSGENALGTEVDLVFTQKFKGYALKVGYSHLFPADGMYELKGVAEADAASSQNWAWAMLIIKPKLFTTAKAE from the coding sequence ATGAAAAAACAATATGTATTACTCACCTTGGCTATCTTGATGGCCCAATTCACTTTTTCCCAATTTACGTTGGATGGGGAGTTTAGGCCAAGAACCGAATACAGAAACGGATTCGGCAGCTTAATCCCAGAGGACGACGATCCAGGTTTGGCTACCTCCACCAGGGCACGATTAAATGCCGCATACCAAACAGAAAAATACAAATTTTACCTTAGCCTTCAGGATGTAATGGTCTGGGGCGAAAATCGACAGTTACGACCTGATGACGAGAACGACACCTTTGCCGTGTTTGAAGCATGGGCCCAACTCGATCTAGGCTCTGGCTGGTCCACAAAACTGGGAAGACAAGTACTTTCTTATGACGACCAGAGAATCTTGGGCGGAGTGGACTGGACGCAGCAAGCCCGTAACCATGATGCTGCCATGATCAAATATTCCAAAGGTAATTTTTTGCTCGATTTTGCCTTTGCCTTTAATCAGGATTTTGATAATCCAAGTGGTTTTCAATCCGTTGGCAATGCATATAATACCACTGGTTTTTTCAGCTACAAGACCATGCAAATGCTTTATCTAAAACAAAAATGGGAAAGTTTTGCGGCCAGCTTGGTATTGCTCAACAATGGCTTTCAAAACTTTGATGACAATGACAATGCCGATGGGTTGAGTAGCTTACAGACCTTGGGCACACATCTAACCTTTAAAAAAGGAAGTTTTGGACTTGCGGCCAATGCATTTCTTCAGACTGGGGAACGGCAAGGCGAACTGGACGTAAAGGGAGCTTATTTGTTGAGTCTCGATCTAAGCTATAAGGCATCCAGTACAGTAGGTCTTGGTGCTGGAATTGAAATTATAAGTGGAAATGATGGACAAACTGCTGGGGAGACCGGTGCCTTCTTCCCACTATACGGTACCAATCACAAGTTCAACGGCCTTATGGATTATTTCTATGTTGGCAATCATGCCAACTCTGTTGGGATATTTGATATTCATGCCAGTGCCAATTTCAAATTGGGCGAAAACTCAGATTTATTGGCGAAGGTCTGGAACTTTAAGGGCGAGGAAGACCTGCCCAGCGGAGAAAATGCTTTAGGTACCGAGGTTGATTTGGTATTCACCCAAAAGTTCAAAGGCTACGCCTTAAAGGTGGGTTACTCGCACCTATTCCCCGCAGATGGTATGTATGAGCTTAAGGGTGTAGCCGAGGCAGATGCCGCCAGCTCTCAAAACTGGGCATGGGCCATGTTGATCATTAAACCCAAACTTTTTACCACGGCCAAGGCGGAATAG
- a CDS encoding response regulator transcription factor — protein MQDSVLQQIITIVLADDHSLVRDGIGALLEEEPDLDVIGEVSNGLEAIQMVEDLAPDILIIDIRMPELGGIETVERLNENPNLKTKCIILSMHDSEEYILKSVQAGASGYLLKDTGKTEFVKAIHMVQEGGKYFSGDISNVLVNNLFSSGKNINDKSTSKERKSNPFDLTNKELKVLELVLAGYTNKEISEKLKNSKRTIETHRFNLMKKMKVKNLIDLSKKASEYNLV, from the coding sequence ATGCAAGATTCGGTACTTCAACAGATCATTACCATTGTGTTGGCCGATGACCATTCGCTTGTAAGGGATGGCATTGGTGCCCTGTTAGAGGAAGAGCCAGATTTGGATGTTATTGGCGAAGTTTCCAACGGATTGGAAGCCATTCAAATGGTTGAAGACTTGGCACCTGATATTTTGATCATCGATATCAGAATGCCTGAATTGGGAGGTATTGAAACCGTGGAACGGTTGAATGAGAATCCCAATTTAAAGACCAAGTGCATCATACTTTCCATGCATGATTCAGAGGAATACATCCTAAAATCCGTGCAGGCCGGGGCCAGTGGGTATCTTCTAAAGGATACGGGCAAAACTGAATTTGTAAAGGCCATACACATGGTGCAGGAAGGCGGAAAATATTTCAGTGGGGATATATCCAATGTTTTGGTGAACAATCTGTTCAGCTCGGGAAAGAATATCAATGACAAATCTACTTCAAAAGAGCGTAAAAGCAATCCTTTTGACCTCACCAATAAGGAACTGAAGGTATTGGAGCTTGTTCTGGCCGGGTACACCAACAAAGAAATTTCCGAGAAATTAAAGAACAGTAAGCGCACCATTGAGACGCATCGTTTCAACTTGATGAAGAAGATGAAAGTCAAGAACCTGATCGATCTTTCCAAAAAAGCGAGCGAGTATAATTTAGTGTAG
- a CDS encoding nitrate reductase: MQEKEKHNTICSYCGVGCGITVTKDAKGVLSVKGDEDYPVNKGMLCTKGKTLNYVAQDTTDRILHPEMRWSRNHPMQRVSWDTALKRAAAVFKSIMDRHGPDSVGLYVSGQCLTEEYYLANKLTKGFLGTNNIDTNSRLCMSSAVVGYKKTVGNDAVPISYEDIELADCFLIAGANPAWCHPILFRRIEKHKEANPKVKIIVVDPRKTQTCALADLHLQILPGTDVILFNAMARWLIEKKKIDKSFIQKHTSNFEACKQVAFELSIRQAAEKCGITADEIRKAAKMIADAKGFISMWTMGLNQSVIGVDKNVSLLNLSLLTGHIGKPGSGPFSLTGQPNAMGGREVGGMASLLAAHRDLGNPVHRKEVQEFWGGKEIHGDPGYTATEMFDALESGKMKAIWIICTNPIVSMPNANKIEKALQNANFVIVQDISHHSETTKYADLLLPAAGWLEKEGTMTNSERRISYLPKVINAPGEALPDAEILWRFAQEMGYGGFDYENTAEVYDEYCLMTKGTNIDISGLSHNRLKKEGSFQWPVPSPDHKGTPRLFQDHSYFTANGKAHFNAPRNLYNKSEETTPEFPLVLNTGRVRDQWHTRTKTGKVKRLLTHIPSPYLEMNRVDAYLRNLKEGDIALVKSRRGSVRVKVKINYDIRERVVFLPMHWGKILNDDFSRANNLTNDIVDPISKEPDFKYCAVQVEKYKKPKQKIIIVGAGAAAYRFIQTYREKNRVDELHVFSKEEHPFYNRVLLPEYVNEELPWESLQKLKQGELEKLKVDLYPKNGIQNINPQKKTVTDDLGNEHSYDLLVMATGSSAFVPGDVRIDLPGRFTMRERGDADRLKRYLAETGLPPVEQHVVIVGGGLLGLELAAALKKIDTNISIIQRAPRLMERQLDPISSRLLAEDVSERGIQLFFDNEVSTIFEEKESQYTLMVNLKTGRTLRSNAVVYAIGTRPNIDLARNAGLETRRGVLVDPYLKTSDPSIFALGEIAEFENALYGITSAAEQQADVAANYILGDLGSIYRGSVLMNILKFENLDLCSIGMVNAPKNDSSYEEILLMDVSKRFYKKCIVKDDTLKGAILMGDKNEFAEFKRLIEDEIELSEKRNELLRGASNSEPLKGSLICSCSQVGDGNIKDAIAGGCADFAQLCSQTGAGLGCGSCKPEVKAILNRQLKTVPV, encoded by the coding sequence ATGCAGGAAAAAGAAAAACATAATACCATTTGTTCGTATTGTGGAGTGGGTTGTGGAATTACGGTAACCAAAGATGCCAAAGGTGTACTGTCCGTAAAAGGAGATGAGGACTACCCTGTCAACAAGGGCATGTTGTGTACAAAAGGAAAGACCTTGAACTATGTTGCCCAAGATACAACAGACCGGATTTTACACCCAGAAATGAGATGGAGCCGAAACCACCCCATGCAGCGGGTCAGTTGGGATACTGCGCTAAAACGTGCCGCAGCGGTTTTTAAGAGCATTATGGATAGGCATGGTCCCGATAGTGTTGGCCTTTATGTTTCTGGACAGTGCCTTACCGAGGAATACTATCTGGCGAACAAGCTTACCAAAGGTTTTTTGGGGACCAATAACATTGATACCAACTCCCGACTCTGTATGAGCTCCGCTGTGGTCGGGTATAAAAAGACGGTGGGAAATGATGCTGTTCCCATTTCCTATGAAGACATCGAGTTGGCAGACTGCTTTTTGATAGCCGGGGCCAATCCCGCTTGGTGCCATCCCATTTTGTTTAGAAGAATAGAAAAGCATAAAGAAGCGAATCCCAAGGTAAAAATCATCGTAGTGGACCCGAGGAAGACTCAAACCTGTGCCTTGGCAGACCTCCATTTACAAATATTGCCGGGAACCGATGTCATTCTGTTCAATGCCATGGCGAGATGGCTCATTGAAAAGAAGAAAATCGACAAATCATTCATACAAAAACATACCTCCAATTTTGAAGCCTGTAAGCAGGTGGCCTTTGAACTCAGCATTCGCCAAGCAGCGGAAAAATGTGGCATAACAGCCGATGAAATCCGAAAGGCGGCCAAAATGATAGCAGATGCAAAAGGGTTTATCAGCATGTGGACCATGGGATTGAACCAAAGTGTGATTGGAGTGGACAAGAATGTTTCCCTGTTGAACCTTTCGCTTTTAACGGGACATATTGGAAAGCCCGGTTCAGGCCCTTTTTCATTGACCGGTCAGCCCAACGCCATGGGTGGACGGGAAGTTGGTGGAATGGCCAGCCTACTGGCTGCACACAGGGATTTGGGAAACCCAGTGCATAGAAAGGAAGTGCAGGAATTTTGGGGTGGAAAAGAAATACATGGAGACCCTGGTTACACGGCAACCGAAATGTTTGATGCGTTGGAATCCGGAAAAATGAAGGCCATTTGGATTATTTGCACCAATCCCATAGTAAGCATGCCCAATGCCAATAAAATTGAGAAAGCACTCCAAAATGCCAACTTTGTTATTGTCCAGGATATTTCCCATCATTCCGAGACCACTAAATATGCCGATTTGTTGTTGCCGGCTGCTGGATGGTTGGAGAAGGAGGGCACCATGACCAATTCTGAACGGCGAATCAGCTATTTGCCCAAGGTTATCAATGCTCCAGGAGAGGCTTTGCCCGATGCGGAAATCCTATGGCGGTTTGCACAGGAAATGGGGTATGGTGGATTTGATTACGAGAACACTGCCGAGGTCTATGACGAATATTGCTTGATGACCAAGGGCACCAATATCGATATTTCGGGATTGTCCCATAATCGACTCAAAAAAGAGGGGAGTTTTCAATGGCCGGTACCATCCCCTGACCACAAGGGTACGCCCCGTCTCTTTCAAGATCACAGCTATTTTACAGCAAACGGGAAGGCCCATTTTAATGCCCCGAGAAATCTGTACAACAAATCAGAGGAAACCACCCCGGAATTTCCTTTGGTGCTGAATACGGGAAGAGTTCGGGATCAATGGCATACCCGTACAAAGACGGGGAAAGTAAAGCGCCTTCTGACCCATATCCCATCACCTTACCTTGAAATGAACAGGGTGGATGCCTATTTGCGTAATCTCAAAGAAGGTGACATCGCTTTGGTGAAAAGTAGACGGGGCAGTGTTAGGGTCAAGGTCAAGATAAATTATGACATTCGGGAGCGGGTGGTTTTTTTGCCCATGCACTGGGGAAAAATTTTAAATGATGATTTTAGTAGGGCCAATAACCTTACCAACGATATTGTTGATCCCATTTCAAAAGAACCTGATTTTAAATATTGCGCGGTTCAGGTAGAAAAATACAAGAAACCGAAGCAAAAAATAATTATCGTTGGGGCTGGAGCCGCGGCTTACCGTTTTATCCAAACCTATCGGGAAAAGAACAGGGTGGATGAACTCCATGTGTTTTCAAAGGAAGAACATCCGTTCTACAATCGTGTGTTGTTGCCAGAATACGTGAATGAAGAGTTACCGTGGGAATCCCTTCAAAAACTAAAGCAAGGGGAATTGGAAAAGCTCAAGGTCGATCTATATCCCAAAAATGGCATCCAAAACATCAACCCTCAGAAAAAGACGGTCACCGATGATTTAGGAAATGAGCATTCCTATGATCTATTGGTCATGGCCACAGGAAGTAGTGCATTTGTGCCCGGGGATGTTCGGATAGATCTTCCGGGCAGATTTACTATGCGGGAACGCGGCGATGCGGACCGACTCAAAAGATATTTGGCAGAGACCGGACTCCCGCCCGTTGAACAGCATGTGGTTATTGTGGGAGGTGGTCTCTTGGGTCTGGAGTTGGCGGCTGCATTAAAAAAGATTGATACCAACATCAGCATTATTCAACGGGCCCCAAGATTGATGGAGCGGCAATTGGACCCCATCTCCAGTAGGTTATTGGCCGAAGATGTTTCCGAAAGGGGGATCCAATTGTTTTTTGATAATGAGGTGAGCACCATCTTTGAAGAAAAGGAATCCCAATATACCCTTATGGTCAACCTTAAAACCGGACGTACTTTGCGTAGCAATGCCGTGGTGTATGCCATTGGAACTCGACCCAATATTGATTTGGCCAGAAATGCAGGTCTGGAGACAAGAAGGGGTGTTTTGGTAGATCCCTATTTAAAAACCAGTGACCCCTCCATTTTTGCTTTGGGTGAAATTGCTGAGTTTGAAAACGCGTTGTATGGCATAACATCTGCCGCAGAGCAACAAGCAGATGTAGCGGCAAATTATATCCTTGGCGATTTGGGAAGCATTTACCGGGGTTCTGTGTTGATGAACATCCTAAAATTTGAAAATCTGGATCTTTGCAGTATTGGAATGGTGAATGCTCCTAAGAACGATTCAAGCTACGAGGAGATTCTCTTGATGGATGTCAGCAAAAGGTTCTACAAGAAATGCATCGTAAAGGATGATACCTTAAAAGGAGCCATTTTGATGGGGGACAAAAATGAATTCGCAGAATTTAAACGACTTATTGAAGATGAGATAGAACTTTCCGAAAAACGGAATGAACTGTTGCGGGGTGCATCCAATTCAGAACCTCTTAAAGGAAGTCTGATTTGTTCCTGTAGCCAAGTAGGGGATGGGAACATTAAAGATGCCATAGCAGGAGGCTGCGCCGATTTCGCCCAATTGTGCTCCCAAACCGGGGCAGGACTGGGATGCGGAAGCTGCAAACCCGAGGTCAAAGCCATCCTAAATAGACAATTAAAAACCGTTCCAGTGTAG